AGTGTGGTGGCCAGTGGTTTATCTTGGTGCCCCAATGATTTATCTTGGTGCCCTCTGTCCCATTTATGCTACAGAATTACCATGCAATTTTGTGCTAGAGTATAagtagcttttttccccccccccaaaagctGGCAAGTACTAGATCCACCAAGTGTTGAGCAATGCCACACAATTTACATATCCTACTGCAGGCAACCCCCCACCAAACAAACAGCATTCAGCCCTCAGTTTCCCACAGATCTCCATGtgcttttaataataatatttttaaaaaagcaaaacaaccatTTCAACAGTAGTATCATTCTGCATACCTGCTTGGGAATTTCTCTAGGGATAGAGCATCGCTGAGCACTCACTGCAGCAGTCCTGATACAATTTTGATTTATGGTAACTTTGGGCAAATTTTTTATAGTACAACATActttgatcttttaaaataagatgacCGTTTCTCGTGTGGCTCAGTAGCTTTACTCCTCTGTCAGTCTCTGATCTTACCTGCCTAACCccccattttgctttcttagaACAAATCTGGAGTGTGCCAGATTACAGAGTTGCTCGAGCTTTCTGCCTTGTGTTTTAAGAGCAGTTTAGTGTAGTTGTGCCTTCAACCTAAGAGAAGCTGTTAGTATTATCCTGACAGGGAGGATAGAGTTTCCTGGTAACTCTTTACAGTGCCATCCAAATTAGGGTGTTGCTTGAGACCTCTCTCCCTTCCTGACTGATGTAGGGCACTTTTGGAGTGGAAGGTTTTGTTCCTCAGTAGTGTTCCCACGCTTACTTGGGACATTCTTCACATCTGGGGAAAGATCTCGGTCATTTCTCACTCTGACCATGCCACTGTGCAAGCGTTAGTTGTCTGTCAGCAGAGACTGCTGGTTAACACAGCTAAGACTCCCAAAGCGGACTAGATCTAGTTAGCATTGCTGATAGAGACTATCCAAAGCACCACTTAGCCTTTTGTCCCCCCCTTTCTTCCTGGAAAGATGAACAGTGAGCATGCTAGACTTGTAGATGACTGAAGCTGGAAAGAACTATAGGAAGTCTCTGCATCAATTGTCACTTTTcatacaaaacatttattttaaaaagttgcataTAAAGTTCTACACAGGACGGTTACCATTtctatagtaaaaaaaaaaccccaaaacaaaaacaaatgaaaaatccaACTCTGTCACTCAAATGGTAAAAGGGTTGCTCATTCTCAACAGTCCACATTTAATGGACTTCAATATACATTTTGGTAGAACACCATGGACAAACTGCAGAAGAAGAGTtcattagagaaaaatgttctaGATGTACATATTTACATCATTATCTAACACATGTACTTTTTACCACCACAGCCGCAGAACCACATTAGCTCTTGGAATGGATCTCATCCTCTACCCTGTTTCTGTGCCGAAATGGCTATTGAGGCTGCATTACAGAAGTAGCGATTTTTTAAATGGGCTTGGTCCACTGCTAATGCCCTGGCACTGCTCCAGAAAACTGAGGGAGGGTTTGATCGGTTACTAGCTCCccaaggaggagaaggctgaggatAGTAGACACTGTGTAAAACACTTCCCCTCACCTCATCTTGCGCTCTGAGGAGAAACACAAACTGGGGAAGGACTCCCTTCTAGTCAGAGGGTGAAAGAGCTTTTGGACTGAAAGCTGCCtgtaagaaattttaaatttgggTAACGATTGTctgaagaagtaattttaaatcacCTGAACAAGTTCTGCTGTCAGATTTACATCAGCTCTTCTTACCCCGCTATGTTTCTGAGGGAAGAACTCCATTCTTCAGCAAGTATAAAGTTCAATTTCTAAACTtcttaaacaaagcaaaagcagatggCTCCGTATATAAATATATCCAGCATCTGGATTCTCAGTCACAAAAATAACATCCTTTATACAACAGAAAATGGATCAAGTATGAAACAATTCTCTGCTGGTCTTAAGATCCAACATCTTCATCAACGGTTTCgtcttcatcctcttcctcctcatcctcttcctcatcttccccCACTTCTCCATCCCGCTTCtctttttcaagcatttttagGTATTTGCTAGCTAGGATCTTCTTTGGCAAGATATCTGGAAGgtagaattttttattttatagtcaGTTGGAATACTTATATTGCCTCATTAATACTGTTGCATCCATACCACTAATGAAATGAAGTCGAAAAGAGGCTTTGTTACAAACAGATTCAACAAGACAGCTATCCCATTTATGTCCTGTAGAAACGTTTTTTCTGCAGTAAGGTAAGATACTTGTTCAGCACAATAATGATGGACCTGAGACGAAGCAGAACTGTGTGCTCTGAAAGTATGTCCACGGGGAACCTAGAGAAAGACTGGGCTAGGACTACCTTATTCTCGACCTATATCCTATAGCTAAGTGTTACAACAAAAACCCAAgtatcaagtaaaaaaaaaaaagtgtgcgCACGCAcacatgtgtgtacatatatatataaaaagagagaggaaccATATGATGAACCACTTTGAGAAACAAGACTTACAGATTTAAATGTGTAACTTTTGGGCCACATAAATTCTCACATAAAGATGTGCAGTGATCTTGTTTTACGGGCTGAAAGCTTTCAGATGGAGTTACTGGAATTTAAGAAGTGCTTAAGGCAATATGCTGAGAACTAATTAGCCTTGTGTAATTTTGAAGCACCAGAAAAATCCCCATTCACAAAGAAATCTTTTCAGTGATGCAGTTTATGAGTTTCAGTTGAAAGTTATACAGGAGATTAATGACCAGTAGGAGAATTGTGCTCTCACAAAACAATTCAGTAAGAGcaagatttcattttccaaattacAGACTGGATTTACCATCATGCTATAGATACCTGCAAGGAACTGAAAGGTCTCACACTCTTCTGCAGTATGAGACAGGTCACTGTAAGTTAGAGCATTCTTCTCCTTGCCTCTGCCATGTTTGTAGGAGTATGTAGCCAAATACTGAACAAAAAGCTcctaaaaaattaaatcaaaagaGACCAGTCAAATTATGAATTCACACATACAGTTGGCAGTTTTCTGTTAATCCCTGTTTAAAGACACAAACGCCATACTTAAGTGTATATATACTGGACACTTTGTGGAGAGATCCACTTATTTCAGAAGAGCTTAAGGTCAGGATATAGTTGCATCTCCTTGGAGCACTGACTGCAGGTTTGGGTTGTGGTATGTAACTTaatttgtgctgctcttcaacACTTTCCACAGCCCAGCAAATGACACTTGGGATCAGAAGCAGCAGGATATCATTTTCACACGGGCTAATTTATACTAATTGACAGTGGTGGAAATCAGAACCTCCTGCATTGCTCACAGACTCTGGGAGCTCAGCTGGACGGGAGGATGCCCCAAACTCTTTTTGCATAGTGGGAGCCTGAAGCGTGATGCTTCATGGCCGCCGAGTGACAAGCACAGGTAGGAGGGGCAAGAGGTGCGGCAAGAGCCGCTCGCCGGGGACGAGGTCGGCACTGAGCGGGGAGGCAGCGCAGCTGCAGCCGGGGTGCCCCAGCAGCGGTGAGAGGAGCGACATGGGAGCCCAGCCCGGGGGCAACGGTACCTCAGGGAGGCACAGGCCCAGCACGGCGGGGAAGGAGCGGGCTCGGCcgagagggaagggaagagggagccGGTACCGTGGCTTTGGCGGTGAGGAAGAGCGCGTCCTGGTTGATGCTGGAGACCTCCGGCGAGCTCTTCATGATCACGCGGATACGAGACAAGGGCAGCGACACCAGCCGGTTCTCGCCGCCGCTCAATCTAGCCGCCATCTTTCCCCCGACCGGCTCCGGCCCTTCACCCCCCAACCCGGCGAGAAATGGGCGGCCGCCGCGGCACGGCCCGCTGGGAGCTGTAGTCTCCGGCCGCCAGGGGGACCCCGCGCGCTGCCGGCG
Above is a genomic segment from Ciconia boyciana chromosome 2, ASM3463844v1, whole genome shotgun sequence containing:
- the CHRAC1 gene encoding chromatin accessibility complex protein 1 encodes the protein MAARLSGGENRLVSLPLSRIRVIMKSSPEVSSINQDALFLTAKATELFVQYLATYSYKHGRGKEKNALTYSDLSHTAEECETFQFLADILPKKILASKYLKMLEKEKRDGEVGEDEEEDEEEEDEDETVDEDVGS